The segment GTCATTGACGATGGTGCCCCCCTTCTTGGCATCGACTTTCATCGTGCCAGGGACACGGATACCGAAGGCACCTTCCTTCGTATCGCCAAAGGTGACCGGCTCGTCCCCAGCGGTGACGGTGATGTCGAAATCGAAGTACTGACGCCCTTCGTCTTGGCCGAACGTGATGCTGCGGCGATCGCGGCAAAGGATCTTGCCGTCAGGCGTTTCCCAGCGATTCAGCGAGACGATCTGAGCGTTTTCGCCATCAATAACCTTCTCAAACTTCTCATGAATGATCTGACCGCCAACGCCGTCCTTTTCCAGCCAGAAGTCGGTGCCGTTTACGTTGCCGTGGGTGAACCACACGCTGCGATGATGGGGGTGGTCGTCTCGCTCGCTCTCACCCACCGATTCGATCGGATAGCGACGCGTCATCGGCAGGCCGTCAGGGCCCAGCAGAGGGTACAGAATCGGCTTCGCGCCGCTCTTGATCAAATATCGGGTCAGAAGCTTACCGTCGTAATGAACGGTTAGGCCGTCGCTCTCTTCGACGATTTCATACGTTTCAGCCAAACAGGCAGACGAGAAGCCAACTAGTAGCAGAATGCTAAACAGACGGATCATGCGCGGCATATCCTTCGAAAACGGGTGGGATAGGTGAACAGTCCAACATGGGGAACTGTTCTCATCCTACCTGAGAGATATTCCGCAATCCAGCAACCCTCTACTTTTGAGCCGTTTAGAACGCTGATTTGACGTATTCATCGAAAGAAACGACTTTGGCTTTGCCCAAGTCGGTCTCAATCGATTGAATCAGCTGAGCGTCATCATTCTGCAGGTTCCAGCGGTATTCGTGGGTGCTACGCAGCGAGATGCTCTTGGTGGGGTCGGCATGCCGGATCGTTTTGCGAACTTCGGCCGGAACGGCCCCTTTGGCTCGGATCTGGTTGTTCAGTTCGATACGTGCTTGGGGCAAATCGCTGCCGGCACAGATGAAGTTCAGCATCGCAGACCAATCGCAGAATTGCCCGTAGGAATCAACCGTCGGCTGATCCTTTAGTGGGGTCAAGTCGGCCTCGTAGGTGAGCGGATCACCGGCCAGCTTCAGCACCTGATTCTGCGGATTGTAATTGGCCGCGAATTTCGGATCTTGCAGGAACGTCCAGAGAGGGCTCTCAGGGAAGTTTCCATGTGATTTGAAATAGGCCGAGTGCTGTAGCACGTCTTGTATGCTCATGGTGAGCTTAACCTGCCGCTGTGGATCCAACAGGGTAATTTGCCCTGCATCGTAGTCGATGATGGTTGCTTGCCGTGGCGGCGTGGTGACGACGTCGTAAACCTTTTTCCCCTGAAAAACCGTCTGATAGGTGACCGCAGGAATCCGAGCGTTACCTCGGTAGATCTGCGTGGTCACTTCAAAGTCGGCTGCGGCACTCACGCACACGATAGATGCCCAAGCGGTCAGTACGGCGGTCGATAGCGATGCAGTTTTCACGGGTTCGATCAGCTCGGCGAAAAAGTCGTTCAGGTGGGAAAGCTACGATTGCCGCGAACCATACCCAAATCGCCCAGCCGAGGTCCAGACGAATCGCTTATAACGTGCTAGCAATCTTGCGGCTTTCGCGATCGGCCCAGTAGATCGGTTCCGGCGAGCGATGTCCCGCCAGGCAACGCTCGATAATCGCCTTCATCGAGTCGTCGTCTATGCCGAAACCTCGTGAAACATAGATCGGATGTTTCGTCTTGGTATGCGGCATGATGGCATAACCGAGGATCTCGTCAGGCTCGTCCTTCGAAGCGACGATCGGTTCCCACTGGCCCACTTTTAGCTTGGGTACCTGGATCACACCGTAGATCAGCTTCTTGGCCACGCCAATGGTTGGGATGCCTGTGATCGCACCCAGCATCGTCGCAATCCCCATCCGCCGCGGATGCAGCCGTCCGTTGCCATCGATCAGTAGCACATCCGGCAGCGTGCCGGCGGATTGCATCTGGGCCAGAAGGTTCAGGTGCAGCGGTATCTCGCGAAAGGCCAGATAGCCGGTGATATAGGGGAAATTCGCGATGCCTGTGTAGGTGTGCGTGGCGATCTTCGTTTGTCCGCTGGATTTCAAAAGACAACAGGCCGAAACGGCTTGCTTCTTTCCATACGAGACATCGATCCCGCCAATCGTTTGAATCTTGGCAACCGCGAAGTCAGTTTCCACGGGACACTCAAAATCACGCTGCCAGGCCTTCAGCTTGGCCAGCGAAGGAACTATCGTCGGCAGTTGGGCGCGGTAGATCTTGAGATCGATGGAATCGTTAACGACCACAACCCCTTCGCCGCGAAGTAGCTCGATCTTCGCCTCAATACTTTCTGAGAAGTGCAGACCCACTTCCCCGGTCGAGCGAACAACACGGTGCGAAAGGTTTGCCACACCACAGGCCGGATCGAGCAGATAGGTCGCCACCCAGCGGCTCGCGACCGAGTCGCCCAGCGATTTCGCCAGATCACCATAGGTTGCCACCGAGCCCACTGGGATCGCGCGAACCAGTTGATCGACCTGGTCGATCAGATTCGGGATACCTGTTGCGAACGTGTTGGCAACTTCATGAAGATCAGTAGGGGCCATCCGAGCCGGACCTAGGGTTTCAGGGGGGACTCGCTAGCAGGCAGTTCCTGTTGCCCGCGACCACCTTTCGCCAAGCCAAACACGCAGATTCCCATGATCGCACCTAAGGTATCGGCCGCAAGATCGAGCGGGTCGGCCGTTCGCCCCGCTACAAACATCTGGGTCAGTTCGTCGAACATGCCTAACCCCACCAGGGCCAGCGCGACCGTCGCTGCCAACAGTAGCGACCAGCGGTAGTTCCAGGCAGTTGCAGCGAAGAGGGCCGTGAAGGCCAGAATCGCGTAAATACCGGCATGCACGAACTTATCGACGTGCGGGAACAACTGTTCCTTGTTGGGATCCATCGGCAAATGCGTCGCCGTGAAAGCAATCGCCCACAGTCCAATCAGGACGATGGTGGCTATCAGAGGGACTTTTCGCAGCGACATCAATGGATTTCCCGGCAGGTGAAAACGAGCAGTCTCCAGACTAATCGACGCCCTAGGGGCTCACAACCACGTTGTGTCTTGCGAGAATCGGCCCGAATTGAGTATGGTTTGTAGCGATTATAGGTTCTGGGAAATTTTCCTGTTCGCAAGTACAACCCCCAAATTAACGCATGGCCATTCTGATCACCGGCGGAGCCGGTTTCATTGGTAGTCACCTGACACAGATCCTGCTAAAGCAATCGGACGCGCAGCTCGTCACGATCGACAACTTCAACGACTACTACGATCCGGCGCTGAAGCGAGAAAACGTGAAGCCGGTCGCCAATGAGCCCCGCGTCACGCAGATCGAAGGGGACTTCTGCGATTCGGCGGCTATGAAGCGGCTGTTCGACGAGCACGATATCGACCAGGTCGTTCACTTGGGCGCGATGGCCGGCGTGCGAATCAGTGTGCAGAAGCCTGAGATGTATCAGCAAGCCAACGTGGCCGGGACCTTGAGCCTATTGGAAGCGGCCCGGCATCATCCGGTGAAGCGGTTCCTGCTGGCGTCGTCTTCCACGGTGTACGGCAAAGGGGCCGGTATTCCGTTTCGGGAAGATGCCCCGCTTGGCATTCCGGCCAGTCCATACGGCGCAACCAAGCGGGCCGCCGAACTATTGTGCCTGACCTATCACCAACTGCACGGCGTGCCGGCGGCGTGTCTGCGTCCGTTCAGCGTTTACGGACCACGACTTCGCCCGGACCTGGCCCTGACCATCTTCGCCAAGGCAGTCCACGAAGGGACCCCGATTCCCTTGTTCGGCGATGGCAGCATCCGCCGCGACTTCACCCACGTCAGCGACATTTGCCAAGGCTTCATTTCCGCTCTTACGGCGGAAGGGGTCGTCGGCCAGGAGATCAACCTCGGGCACAGCGACCCGATCGAGATGCGCCGCTTGATCGAGCTGCTCGAAAAGTCGTTCGACAAAAAAGCGGTTATCGATTACCAGCCTGAACGTCCCGAAGACTTGCCGATCACCTATGCCAATCTCGAAAAGGCGGAAAAGCTGTTGGGGTACGGCCCGAAAGTACTGATTGAGGACGGCATCCAGGAATACGTCGATTGGTTCCGCAGTTGGCACGGCTAATGGAATCGGGCCGGGCGGCTTGGTACGCTGGTAGAGTCCGCCGCTTCAGGCAATCATCGCCTGCAGCGGCACTTTCCTACTCGCCAACGAAGAATTCAGCTATGCGTACCGCCACCATTGCCTTCGGTCTTGCTCTCATTCTGATCGCTTCCACGACTCTCTCGGCCGAGGAAGCCAAAGAGAAGGCGAAGGCCAAGCCGCTGTTCGACGGCAAGACGCTCGAAAACTTCGAGGTCCCGCAGTTCGGCGGCGATGGTGAGGTCGAAGTCAAAGACGGCGTGATCAGCATGGGGCAAGGGGCCATGCTAACCGGCATCACCTACAAGCGAGACGACTTCCCGAAGACCAACTACGAGCTGACCTGGGAAGCCCGACGTACGATGGGGATCGACTTCTTCGCCGCCGCCACGTTCCCAGTGAAGGACAGCCACTGCAGCTTCATCCCCGGCGGCTGGGGCGGAGCGGTTGTTGGCCTGAGCAACATCGACGGGGAAGACGCCTCGGAAAACGAAACGACCACCTACATCGCCTTCAAAGACGACCAGTGGTACCAATTCAAAGTCCGCGTCACCGACAAAAAGATCGAAGCCTGGATCGACGACAAACAGGTGGTCGACGCGAACATCGAAGGCAAGAAGATCTCGACACGCAACGAGGTCGATCTATCGCACCCCATGGGAATCGCTGCCTGGCAGAGTGCAGCGGAGATTCGGAAGATTGAGTTACGCGAGCTGGGGAAGTAGTCTTTCATCTGCTGGCCGTCCTGGCCGACGCCGGTGAACCTCGACGTTGAGCAAACGTCCTATAGGCTCAGGCAATTTGCTTGTGTGCTTAGGATGTTATCGAAACAAGAGGAAGCCAGCATGGCGTTCCATCCCCAAACCGATCGCGCTCACCTGACGGTTATTTGGTGTGATCGCTGCTCACGAGCCGTCAACACCAACGACGAACGGGACCACTTTCACGCTGAGCAGTGCGGCGGATGTCGCAAGTTCAAGAGGGTTGACACCGACTGGGGTTGGTGCCGAAATCACGAGTCGGTCTACTGCGGCAGGTTGATGTTTGAACACGATACGTGTTCCCAGTGGCTTGAGGGAACGTGGGCTTAAACTTTCTACGTCGAAATACGCCTGTCCCGTTTTTCTTCACGTTAATGTTTGCTTTGGCGGAACGTGCTGTCCCATAATAAACCGCACAAATTGTTTGTAAGTCGACAATAAGGATCACATGTCATGGGCATTGGTGACATCATCATGGATTTCGTTTTGCGCCTCGATCTGGTAGGCCGAGACCTGGTCGACGTTATCATGAAACTGCTTAGCGAATCTTAGCAGTCGGATTTACACGATGTCCGATGAACCAGAGGAAGTAAGCCTCAACGACTTACGCCCGGGACCGATTCGTCATGAACCTCTCTCAGGCGAATTATTGGCCATGGCCCGGTTCACTTACGACCGCTTGGGAAAGTTTATTTACCCATCGTTTGAGCAGTGGGAATTGGGATTCTTGCGTGACGTTAACCCAGACCGTGAGTTGATTCTGTGGTTTCGGATGTCATATGCCTACGAGAATTACACGGAAAACAATCCTTCGGAAAATGTAGAAGAGATCTACAAGGATTTGGTCGGTCTATCTATAGGCGGTGAATGCGATACGGAACGGAAACTCGCACTTAACGCTCTTTGCAATTCAGATATTCCGGATGACTACGTAAGAAAGGCATTAGAGTTTGGCGGCTTTGAATCGTCTTAGGTGAAGGGCGAGGACCGCTTAGTGGTAAATCATCAACGCAAGTCTTACTTCTCACGCTCGGCAAAAACAATCCGACGCTCTTGCCGGTTGATGCCAATCAGGCCTCCAGTTACTTGGTCCGCAGCAATGCCTTGTCCGGGGAAGGGAGAGCCGAGCGTAGTGAAGGAAAGGTGTCAGGGCACCAGCTTAGCCGTAGGCTAGGCAATACTACGTATTGCCTGCTGCCCGAAAAGCGTTGCGGTATTGCGCAGGGGTGCTACCAGTGGCCGCTTTGAAATGGCGAGTAAGTGAAGCCTGATCGTAGAAGCCACAGTTTGTCGCGAT is part of the Blastopirellula marina genome and harbors:
- a CDS encoding PmoA family protein, which codes for MIRLFSILLLVGFSSACLAETYEIVEESDGLTVHYDGKLLTRYLIKSGAKPILYPLLGPDGLPMTRRYPIESVGESERDDHPHHRSVWFTHGNVNGTDFWLEKDGVGGQIIHEKFEKVIDGENAQIVSLNRWETPDGKILCRDRRSITFGQDEGRQYFDFDITVTAGDEPVTFGDTKEGAFGIRVPGTMKVDAKKGGTIVNDSGQKDKDAWGKKSGWVDYYGPVKDKTVGITIMNHPSSYGYPTYWHVRTYGLFAANPFGVHDFVGKDAKSGDYTIEPGKSMNLRYRVLLHEGTTEDAEIAAAFARYEKVKK
- a CDS encoding endonuclease V; this translates as MAPTDLHEVANTFATGIPNLIDQVDQLVRAIPVGSVATYGDLAKSLGDSVASRWVATYLLDPACGVANLSHRVVRSTGEVGLHFSESIEAKIELLRGEGVVVVNDSIDLKIYRAQLPTIVPSLAKLKAWQRDFECPVETDFAVAKIQTIGGIDVSYGKKQAVSACCLLKSSGQTKIATHTYTGIANFPYITGYLAFREIPLHLNLLAQMQSAGTLPDVLLIDGNGRLHPRRMGIATMLGAITGIPTIGVAKKLIYGVIQVPKLKVGQWEPIVASKDEPDEILGYAIMPHTKTKHPIYVSRGFGIDDDSMKAIIERCLAGHRSPEPIYWADRESRKIASTL
- a CDS encoding VanZ family protein; this translates as MSLRKVPLIATIVLIGLWAIAFTATHLPMDPNKEQLFPHVDKFVHAGIYAILAFTALFAATAWNYRWSLLLAATVALALVGLGMFDELTQMFVAGRTADPLDLAADTLGAIMGICVFGLAKGGRGQQELPASESPLKP
- a CDS encoding GDP-mannose 4,6-dehydratase, whose amino-acid sequence is MAILITGGAGFIGSHLTQILLKQSDAQLVTIDNFNDYYDPALKRENVKPVANEPRVTQIEGDFCDSAAMKRLFDEHDIDQVVHLGAMAGVRISVQKPEMYQQANVAGTLSLLEAARHHPVKRFLLASSSTVYGKGAGIPFREDAPLGIPASPYGATKRAAELLCLTYHQLHGVPAACLRPFSVYGPRLRPDLALTIFAKAVHEGTPIPLFGDGSIRRDFTHVSDICQGFISALTAEGVVGQEINLGHSDPIEMRRLIELLEKSFDKKAVIDYQPERPEDLPITYANLEKAEKLLGYGPKVLIEDGIQEYVDWFRSWHG
- a CDS encoding DUF1080 domain-containing protein; this encodes MRTATIAFGLALILIASTTLSAEEAKEKAKAKPLFDGKTLENFEVPQFGGDGEVEVKDGVISMGQGAMLTGITYKRDDFPKTNYELTWEARRTMGIDFFAAATFPVKDSHCSFIPGGWGGAVVGLSNIDGEDASENETTTYIAFKDDQWYQFKVRVTDKKIEAWIDDKQVVDANIEGKKISTRNEVDLSHPMGIAAWQSAAEIRKIELRELGK